A window from Bufo bufo chromosome 1, aBufBuf1.1, whole genome shotgun sequence encodes these proteins:
- the LOC121007479 gene encoding L-lactate dehydrogenase B chain-like: protein MATVKDKLFSTVVSEKTAAPKNKITIVGVGQVGMACAISILQKELVDELALVDILEDKLRGEMLDLQHGSLFLKTRTIVADKDYAVSANSRIVVVTGGVRQQEGESRLNLVQRNVNVFKFIIPQVVKHSPDCTLIVVSNPVDIMTYVTWKLSGLPQNRVIGSGTNLDSARFRYLISEKLGISTSSCHGYVLGEHGDSSVPAWSSVNVAGVPLQSLNPAIGTDKDPENWKDVHKQVVDSAYEVIKCKGYTNWAIGMSVADLSESIIKNLSRVHPVSTMVKNFYGINDEVFLSLPCILNGEGLVQVVNQKLTDSEVAQLKKSAETLFSIQKDLKDL, encoded by the exons atggcaactgtaAAAGATAAACTGTTCAGCACTGTTGTGAGCGAAAAGACTGCTGCTCCAAAGAACAAGATAACAATCGTAGGTGTTGGGCAAGTTGGCATGGCATGTGCCATAAGCATCCTACAGAAG GAGCTTGTTGATGAACTGGCCTTGGTTGATATCTTGGAAGATAAACTGAGGGGTGAGATGCTGGATCTGCAACACGGAAGCTTGTTCCTGAAAACACGAACAATTGTTGCAGACAAAG ACTATGCCGTATCAGCAAATTCTAGGATTGTAGTGGTCACTGGTGGTGTAAGACAACAGGAAGGCGAGAGTCGTCTCAACTTGGTACAGAGAAATGTCAATGTCTTCAAGTTCATCATTCCACAGGTTGTGAAACACAGCCCTGATTGCACACTCATTGTAGTCTCCAATCCAG TTGACATCATGACTTATGTCACATGGAAACTGAGTGGTCTGCCCCAGAACCGTGTCATAGGAAGTGGAACCAATCTAGATTCTGCCAGATTTCGCTATTTGATTTCTGAGAAGCTTGGCATCAGTACTAGCAGTTGCCATGGTTATGTCCTTGGAGAACATGGAGACTCCAGTG TTCCTGCCTGGAGTAGTGTGAATGTGGCTGGTGTTCCCCTACAGTCCCTTAACCCTGCTATTGGAACTGACAAGGACCCTGAGAACTGGAAGGACGTTCACAAACAGGTGGTTGACAG TGCTTATGAGGTGATCAAGTGTAAGGGATACACCAACTGGGCCATTGGCATGAGTGTGGCTGACCTGTCAGAATCCATAATCAAGAACCTGTCTAGAGTACATCCTGTCTCCACAATGGTTAAG AATTTCTATGGCATCAATGATGAAGTGTTCCTCAGCCTCCCATGCATCCTGAATGGCGAAGGGCTTGTCCAGGTGGTGAATCAGAAGCTAACCGACAGTGAAGTTGCTCAGTTGAAGAAGAGTGCAGAAACTCTGTTTAGCATCCAGAAAGACCTCAAAGACCTCTAA